From Zea mays cultivar B73 chromosome 3, Zm-B73-REFERENCE-NAM-5.0, whole genome shotgun sequence:
TAACTACATCTGGCTCCATGATTGATTCTCCCCTCACAGTTCGTGTAGTCACAAATATTTTTGAGCCAAGACTTTGCTGTCGAGGACGAGGAACTCCCAGGTATTCTAAGATACCCTCTTCAGTAAAATAAACATTATCAAGAACAATGAGGAATTTCCGTGCTGTGAGATATTCCTTGATTATGGCCTTGGTTCTTTCTACAGACAAGTTATCTCCTTTGTTACATGAAAGAGATGCTGCAATCTTATTGAGACACTGTCTCATGCTACAGTTAATTGACAAGGGAACCCAAACATACTCTTGAAAGAGATTCGAAGTCCTTGCTGCCCGGtatgcagccttcgcagcccatgTCTTTCCAGAGCCAGCAATACCTTGGATGACAATTACTCCAACATCTGGACGAACAAGCAGCCCGAGCATATGTTGGAATGAAATCACCTGACCGTGATTTATAGTTTGCAGCCTTGGAAATCGGATTGTCTGCCTTTGCCTCCAAGAGGAATAATAGGACGCCATTATGCTGCTTATCCTGTTTTTTTTTCCAGTTGTATTTCTTGGGTTAGTCTGGTCAACAATAGGACGACATATACAAGTTTAATAGAATCACACACACACTACTAGTATTTGTTACAGAAACTTGTTGGTTTGGGCGTATGCCCTTTTCTCCATTTAGATAAGTATCTTTTGCTGTTTTGCATGATATGCATCTCTAATTTGGGGATAAAAGTAACACGGCACAAATGAGAAACCAAAATTCAGAAAACGAGAAAGCACCCACCTGCTGTCCCGTGCGGCTCAAAGATGTTGGAGAGGAGCATTCGCACCGAGGCGCTTCAGCGATTTCCAGTGGCCCTGCGCCCTAGGGTATGCGATATGCCGGCAGGCGGCAGCTGTGGAATGGGAGAGATGCAGGAACTGAGGAGGGCGGGCAACGAGCAATGTCCAGGTCGAAAACCCGCCAAAATTTGGTGAGGCGTGGGAGCTCGCCTGTCGCCTAGAGAAAGGCGGACGCAGTATTGCGAAGGCGAGACCTTGACTTGAGTAGTAGGCCAGTAGGGTAGACAAGACGATCGTATCGAGAATTCGAGACCCTGTCACTGGCACGCGGCTGAGAAGCCTGTTTGTGGTAGAAAATCCGTTTTGAGTTGCCCTGCCTCGCCAATCCGTATAGATCACTGACGTGACCTATAAAAAATATCCTACAATTTAAAAATGAATATATTTAATATAATTTAGTGCACCAACAAAATATCTAGTTCCAACTGTAAAGCCTTAAATGTATATTATAGTACAGCTCAGTACAATATAGTGTATTTGAGTTACTTGAGAGTGTGTTTTATAATTTTTTGACCAAATTTTATAAAATGAGGCGTTGTTGGAGTAGTTTTTCCTGTGTAAAGCTctatatttcaatttgaggcagCAGTTTGAAGTATTATTGGATATGCTCTCACATGAGGGCTGTAAAGGCTCTCTAGCGTCACCTATCATAATttctatttcaaactccactctataAACAGTGTTATCTTATCGGTGTTTCGTACCtcgctccgacaagtaaatttattgtgcgcAATTGCGCGTTCCGGGCTCTGGAGGGTGTGCGCGGagggcgcaagatttatactggttcggaTAGAACATCCAATATCTAGTCATCGGTGACTTGCACTACCATCACCATTGATGAGgaaactcgtagtaggggttataaGCAATCGAGAGATGGAGGGAGGCTCTCATGTCTCTTGTTGGGGTGGAAGTGGAGCTTAGAAGCTGAGaggtggagtcctagctaagtcttgaTTTAGTGGGGGCTCCGGCCTCCTGGTCCTCGTCGGCGCTCCTCCTCCTATTCATCCTTGTGGGCTCGTTTCCGTCTGAAGGCCTCCGGTCGTCTCCAAGTCGATATCCTCTCTCCGTCCTCTCGTCCTGAGGCGAccctctcccttttatagatcGGGAGAAGGATCGGCCAACGGTGACTCCTCTAGGAAGGAGCCATAAGGTAGGGGTAAAATTAGTGTTTTACCTCGGGTAAGTCCATGTGTACTCGCGGGGCCTAGGGCTGCCTGGCTATCGCGTATTTATCGTAGTGGATGACGCGGGGGCGGCGATGGTCCTAGTTGCATCATTCCGGCTATGTCGAGACCTGGCTTCTGTAGCCTAGGGCTCTGTGCAGTCCGTCGTGTAGTGCCCTGCGGGAGGTATGCGCATTCAGGCCTAGTCCGATAGGCCATAAGTGTGTCGCAGTCCGTGGGCGCGCGAGCCATTAATGCACAGTAGTCCGAGGGTTTGTAGGTCATGAGTGCTATGCGGCCTGAGGGGTCCTTAGGTCATGAGTGGAAAGTGGACTGGTGGTCACGCTGTGGCTCGATGTTAGGCGTGGTTAATGCGGCCAGCCATTTACGGCAGGTCAgtccgaggccgggcgcgggatccactcgagtggttccctTTCGACACGCTCGTCCTCCTTGTCAGGCTCCGGCACACCCAGCCCCAGGCTCGGTGCCGCGGGTTTGACCGGGGGTGGGTCCTTCTAGAGTTGGTGTGCCTGTCTCTTCTAACTAACTAACGGACCCAACGATCTGGGGCCCTTTCCTAAGCGCGTTCACTGACTGGTGGGTCCAGGGACCGGGGACCATTTCCCCAACAATAGCCCCCGAGCCCTAAAGGGGAGAGTGTCTCCCTTTGGGGGCTGATAACGGGTCGGACATGTGTCGGGTTGGACATTGTCTTATTCCTTTTTGTCGCTTGTCGTTGTCGAATGTAACCAGCAAAGTCCACTGTTGGCTTCAGTTGGACGCTATAAATAGGGGCTCGCTCCGTGCTTACCCCCAACAGACTTCAGTCGTTGCTTTGTGTTTTCTAAAAGCGGTATTTAGTTGGGATGGTTTTGTTGCCTCCAACCTCTCGGGGTCTCATCGGCTGGTCATGGATCACGGTAAGCGCCTAGCTTCGGAGTGCTCTTACTAGGGCCGGTCTAAGCACCGCACATCGTAGGAAAGGTGGGTAGTGACCAAGCACTCACTCAACTCCCGCCCCTCCATCGTATCGGTGACTAACCTTCCTCACAGGGCGATGGGCTCAAGCGTCAGAGGAGAGATCATATCGCTTTCGTTTTCTAGCTCGCCGAACGGGGAGTCGAAGGTTGGCCCTTATGGTGGCGAACTTGCATCGCTGGTTCCGTCGGCCGGTGTTATCGACACCTCGATCATTGTCGGTCGTCCCATAACGGTCGTGAGGTTGGTTTGTGCTGGCCCCTAACCTGGTCGTGTTATCTTATGCCGGAGAGTCGTAGCTTTCTCCTCCCTCGTCCCTCATGTGTCGTCTTGCGAGGTTGGTCCTTGACCCTTCCACTGTTAGCGATGGCCGAGCTGCGGGGTCGACTGGAACCATCTCGATCAGTCGTACGAACATCCGACGCTCGTGACGCAGGTCTTCAGGTGCGACTGGCAAGGTGAAGGCTCGTGCGGCGAGTACGCCACTCGCCCTAATTCTCAATCCCTTTCTTACTCTCGTGGACGCTCAGACTTATGTTTCTTTTTGTCTTTTGAGAAGGGCATGAAATCGAGTTTGCGGGGCTGCACCGGGAGGTCAATTCGGTGACCCGTTGCATTCGTGCACGTGAAGCAAGTCGCCTATAGCGTTTGCTCGATATTTCGAGCCATGCTCGGAACATCGTGGACCTCGACATCCATCGTGGGACCGCTATTGCCCTGGTCGTTGCCCAATTTCGCACTAGGTTTGACCTCCGTGCCCTATTGATGCCTTCTCGGGGCGCTTCGTCCATGGTCTTCGAGAACCTTATCTAGGGGTTCGACGAGTGCGTCTGCGAGGAGGCCAGCGCCATGTCAGTAGAGGACTTGATCTGTTGGGCTCCCTAGGGCCCTTCTCCGTCGTTCGTCTTTTGGGTTTCCCAACACGGGCAGCCGCCCTCGTCGCTATGTCGGG
This genomic window contains:
- the LOC103651107 gene encoding disease resistance protein RPS2 encodes the protein MASYYSSWRQRQTIRFPRLQTINHGQVISFQHMLGLLVRPDVGVIVIQGIAGSGKTWAAKAAYRAARTSNLFQEYVWVPLSINCSMRQCLNKIAASLSCNKGDNLSVERTKAIIKEYLTARKFLIVLDNVYFTEEGILEYLGVPRPRQQSLGSKIFVTTRTVRGESIMEPDVVIMPQPLTYEESYDLLREKIGKDINFAHDLISCCFGMPLTVILLAGVLYGSPTQEAFDELVAKAHVTLEAQTSALNTMKRLVKFGYQQLPNNNVRRCLLYCLLFPEDQGISVKNLALENRWSTPENY